The Methanofastidiosum sp. genomic sequence CCCATCCTGATGAAATAAGGGGCAGGATGATATTTGAGATATCTTACCAAGAAGTTTTTTTGGATCTACTCTTAAAGAAGCTTGAAGAGAAAGGCATTCTAAAAGTTGAAGAGTTTAAAAATGAAGTACAAAAAGAGATAGAGCAGAATTACGGATTCTATCTAGACAAGTACTATGCCAGAAGGTAACTATTTTACAAGCTCATAGATTACAGATGCCCATAAAACTGCACATTTTTCTAAATTTTCTATTTTAACATATTCATCAGAAATGTGCCAAGTATTATCAGAATCTGGAGAGTGGGCAATTGCAGGTATTCCATTCAAATTAAATATCTTTGCGACTGTTATTCCAGATGACGTTTCAAATTCAAGCGGCATGCCTATTTCTTGGGCAGTTTTTTTGAATATATCAATTAATTTACTATTTTGCTCTATTACATGAGGAAAGTGTCTTGTTGTGACCTCACCCAATCGTATATCTACATCATTGTCTTTACTTTTTAAAACATCTATTTCATCAGAGATTCTTTTTAGTATCATGCTCTCTGTTATTCCAACAGGATACCTTACATCTAGTGTAACTTTACATCTTGAAGCTACAATATTAGGTGCATTTCCCCCAGAGATCATGCCGACGTTAACTGTTGGAGGTGTAAATCTAGAATCATATTTTAAATTGAAATCAAATTTTTCGAAGTCAGATATAAGTTTTGATACTTTTATTATTGCATTGATCCCTAATTCTGGTGTTGATCCATGAGATTGTTTTCCATAGCTTTCAAGATCAAACCAGGCCGCGCCCTTTTCTCCGATAATTG encodes the following:
- a CDS encoding M20 family metallopeptidase — its product is MGINEIASMISSNLDRQEMVDFLFSLIETETVNPPGDEYLLHDTIMKCMKEIGAEVEIISKDEKRPNYIGRIGSGNPSVAIISHMDVVPSGEGWTQHPFQPYEKDGKIYGRGALDNKGSLAASWAGIKALLKSGLKFKGTIYFCAVSDEEMGSHFGVEYIVEKGFKPDYAIVPDSGSINKAIIGEKGAAWFDLESYGKQSHGSTPELGINAIIKVSKLISDFEKFDFNLKYDSRFTPPTVNVGMISGGNAPNIVASRCKVTLDVRYPVGITESMILKRISDEIDVLKSKDNDVDIRLGEVTTRHFPHVIEQNSKLIDIFKKTAQEIGMPLEFETSSGITVAKIFNLNGIPAIAHSPDSDNTWHISDEYVKIENLEKCAVLWASVIYELVK